A single region of the Vicia villosa cultivar HV-30 ecotype Madison, WI linkage group LG4, Vvil1.0, whole genome shotgun sequence genome encodes:
- the LOC131596332 gene encoding uncharacterized protein LOC131596332: MVKPNEVEGGAVPQSTIELLNRTLYNLEELETQLPQFLSHSDPDYLFQLPLLRRAHSLISLAKLTSTLFSLKLKCRGVNPNDHPFKSELDRVSVCQNRLERLPNLSEEEWQDMVEQNLIYHEQTGQKRKYPSSEEQPDQYDSKEFVEKLTGELLGDGNSGSSINEAIIVDLSDDDDDDDEYM; this comes from the exons ATGGTGAAACCAAATGAAGTAGAAGGAGGAGCAGTACCTCAATCAACAATAGAACTCCTCAACCGTACTTTATACAACCTTGAGGAACTCGAAACccaattgccccaattcctctcCCACTCAGACCCCGATTACCTCTTCCAACTCCCACTCCTTCGACGTGCTCACTCTCTCATCTCCCTCGCTAAACTCACTTCAACTCTCTTCTCAT TGAAGTTGAAGTGTAGAGGAGTTAACCCAAATGACCATCCTTTCAAATCTGAGCTT GATAGGGTTAGTGTGTGCCAAAATAGACTGGAGCGCCTTCCAAATCTTAGTGAAG AAGAGTGGCAAGATATGGTGGAGCAAAATCTGATCTATCATGAGCAGACTGGTCAAAAGAGGAAGTATCCATCATCTGAAGAACAACCTGATCAATATGATTCCAAGGAGTTTGTGGAGAAATTGACAGGGGAGCTTCTTGGTGATGGTAATAGTGGAAGTAGTATTAATGAAGCTATAATAGTTGACCTATCTGATGATGACGACGACGATGATGAG
- the LOC131596333 gene encoding aspartate--tRNA ligase 2, cytoplasmic-like, translating into MSSESQEPPLSSEAQSKKAAKKEAAKQEKLRRKQELAAATTAASNLSVEDDPLAVNYGFVPLIEIQSKTPVDVNEWTRVEALDDSVAKKPVKIRGRAQTIRPVGKKMAFLVIRENGFTVQCLVQAQPDSVSPQMVKFAAALSRESIVDVEGVVSIPAAPIKGATQQVEIQVSKLYCVSKAVPTLPINLEDAARSEVEIEKAIQAGEQLVRVNQDTRLNFRVLDLRTPANQGIFRIQSQVGNAFRQFLLGESFVEIHTPKLIAGSSEGGAAVFRLDYKGQPACLAQSPQLHKQMSICADFGRVFEIGPVFRAEDSFTHRHLCEFTGLDVEMEIKKHYFEVMDVVDRLFVAIFDSLNTNCKKDLEAVANQYPFEPLKYLRNTLRLTYEEGIQMLKEVGVEIEPFGDLNTEAERKLGQLVLEKYGTEFYILHRYPLAIRPFYTMPCYDNSNYSNSFDVFIRGEEIISGAQRVHVPEFLEQRAQACGIEVKTISSYIDSFRYGAPPHGGFGVGLERVVMLFCGLNNIRKTSLYPRDPLRIAP; encoded by the exons ATGTCTTCAGAGTCTCAAGAACCGCCGCTCTCATCAGAAGCGCAAAGCAAAAAGGCCGCTAAGAAGGAAGCCGCAAAGCAGGAGAAGCTCCGCCGCAAACAAGAACTTGCCGCCGCCACCACCGCTGCATCAAATCTCTCAGTCGAAGATGACCCCCTTGCCGTCAATTACGGATTCGTCCCTCTCATTGAGATCCAGTCAAAGACCCCTGTTGATGTCAATGAATGGACCCGAGTGGAGGCTCTTGATGATTCGGTAGCGAAAAAGCCGGTCAAAATCCGGGGTAGGGCGCAGACTATTCGACCGGTGGGGAAGAAGATGGCGTTCTTAGTTATCAGAGAAAATGGTTTTACTGTGCAGTGTTTGGTTCAGGCACAACCTGATTCAGTGAGTCCGCAGATGGTGAAATTTGCGGCCGCGCTTAGTCGGGAGTCTATTGTTGATGTGGAAGGCGTGGTTTCCATTCCGGCCGCGCCTATTAAAGGTGCCACACAACAG gttgaaattCAAGTGAGCAAACTGTATTGTGTGAGTAAGGCCGTTCCTACTCTGCCGATTAATCTTGAGGATGCTGCCCGAAGTGAGGTTGAAATTGAGAAGGCCATTCAG GCTGGTGAACAACTTGTTCGTGTGAATCAGGATACACGATTGAACTTTAGAGTACTTGACCTACGAACACCAGCTAATCAAGGAATTTTCCGCATTCAGTCTCAAGTTGGAAAT GCCTTCAGACAGTTTTTATTAGGTGAAAGCTTTGTTGAAATCCACACTCCAAAGTTGATTGCTGGATCTAGTGAGGGTGGAGCTGCCGTCTTTAGACTGGACTACAAAGGGCAACCTGCATGCTTGGCTCAGTCACCTCAGCTTCACAAGCAAATGTCAATATGTGCTGACTTTGGCCGTGTTTTTGAGATTGGTCCTGTGTTTAGAGCAGAAGATTCCTTTACTCACAGACATCTGTGCGAGTTTACAGGGCTTGATGTTGAAATGGAGATTAAGAAGCATTATTTTGAG GTTATGGATGTAGTTGACAGATTGTTCGTCGCTATATTTGACAGTTTGAACACAAATTGTAAGAAGGATCTCGAAGCTGTGGCAAATCAGTATCCATTTGAACCTTTAAAG TATCTGAGAAACACTCTGCGGCTAACATATGAAGAAGGTATTCAGATGCTCAAG GAAGTTGGAGTAGAAATTGAACCTTTTGGTGACTTGAATACTGAAGCAGAAAGGAAGCTAGGCCAACTAGTTTTAGAAAA GTATGGAACAGAGTTCTATATCCTTCACCGGTATCCTTTGGCTATAAGGCCATTTTATACAATGCCTTGCTATGACAATTCAAATTACAGCAACTCGTTTGATGTCTTTATTCGTG GTGAGGAAATAATTTCAGGAGCTCAGCGTGTACACGTGCCAGAATTTTTGGAACAACGTGCACAGGCTTGCGGTATTGAGGTCAAAACAATATCTTCTTACATCGATTCTTTCAG ATATGGTGCACCACCACACGGTGGCTTTGGTGTAGGATTGGAGCGTGTAGTAATGCTCTTTTGTGGGCTGAATAACATTCGCAAAACATCGCTTTATCCACGTGACCCACTCAGAATTGCACCATGA